TCGCAAATCTGCTTTTGCCCCTTTATTTTGATTTAAGGATTCCCACCAATCTTTTAGAGCCTTCTGTGTTGTTTCAGTTTGAAATAATCCTTCTTTCATTTTTTCTTACTCCTTGCTTTACTTTTTTTTATTTCCTCTTGTATATCTTTTTGAATACCTAATATCGTTTTGATGTCATCATTATTGTTTGAAAATTCCAGTTCTTTTCGAGCTAGCGCAATGCTTTTAATATTCTCATTTTCGAAGTCACCATTATTCGCATATTGATCGAATATTTTCATTGATGATTTTTTAAGTATGTCTATCCAATCTAAAAAAAGTTTATCTTTATTATTCTCTTGCGATTCTTCTAAAATTGTTTTGATATCTTTCAATTTCTGATAAAAATCAGCTTCTGTTGATTTAAAGAAATAGAAGTTTGAGTTAGAAAATAAGGTCTTTTTGTCTTCACCATTTAAGCTTTTCGGAAAATCCCATTTTTCTTTTCCAGGTTTTGTATCAGACTTTTTCTTTCCAAATAGAGCTTTTTTAATTGCATACTGTAAATTCTTTGAAATTATTTCGGACGCTTTAATCAGGTCTTTAATTATTGCTTCAAATTTTATTTTTAGATTTTCTTGAATTAATAGAATTGGGATATGAGCTTCATTCCAAGATTTTGCTTTTATCTTATCACCTGAACTATAGTCATATCCAAATGCCCAGATGTTCGTTTGTTGTTTTCTATTCTTTCTTTTTTCAAACTCTTTTACAGTTGTAGCAGGGAAGAAAAAATTTGAACCGAATGATAGATTTAACCAACTGGTGTAAATAAACATGTCTTGGCTGGCACTTTCTGGAAAAACTTTCTCTTGTTTTTCCTTTGTTTCTTCATCCTCAACTACTCGCAAAGAATAAGGACTTAACGGATGTCTAAATAAATCTTTCGGATAATTTAATCCCCAAGTTTCTTTTTTTATATCTGAAACATACGATTCAACCTCAAATGAGCAAATATTGCAAACTGTTTTGCCGTGCTGAAACGGAAAATAAAATCTTCTTGGTATACTCCAATAAATATGATTTGGGTGAACATCCTTGGGAGTTGTATCAATCTGAACTTCCTTATCTTTACCCTTAACGCTTTTTATAACTCCTTCGGTTTGTTTTAAAAATCTTTTTTGATTCAACCACATGAAAATTTTTTCATAATCTATTTCCTTTTTAGGTTTTGGGAAAAAAGTAACATCTAATACATTGACCCAAATATTACTCCATAGATTTTCTTTCTCAGGTAATTCAATGAGTGTGTTCAATGGTCCAACATTTCTAATGGAAGTTCTATGACCACTACCTCCTTGTGTTGCATTAAGTTGCATTGTAATTAGGCTCAAGGCTGCACAGCTTTTACATAGGTGAACAGATTTGAGTTTATTAAAATGTTCCGAGTAACTATCTAATAATAATTCTATTGCGTTTACATCTTTTTTAGAATCTTTTTCTTTTATAGTTTCGTCTTGCATAAATCTCGGACCATCGCCATCTAAATTAAATGCGAAGGCGACTTTATCGAATTCAGTCTTCAATGTTTCTTGAGATGGTGGATTATCTAAGTATTCCTCCCATTCGTCATTATCCTCTGGTGCGAAGGTAGTTTGTAAAAGCCCAATCATGAATTGGACTAGAGCCCCATTGAAATCAGGTCTTGGAGAATTGAAATTAGTAATCGGATCATCTTCTTGAATACCCGTTGTAATCTGGTCAGGTCGAATTAGTTCTTTTTTTCCTGATTTGCGGATAATGGGAATCCAAGGTTCGTTGATTAGGTTCATATATTTTTCCTTTTTATTTTCTTTAGTCCCGTTTTTTTATTATAATTGAGCTCAACTTTCTTTTTCTTTTCCGTGATTGTAAAACCTTGAAAAGAATTTTCTTTTTGTTCTTCCATACAAACGATTGTAGAATACTTTCCGTTATCCGGTAAATTAGTTTTGAAGTCTTGAAGAGCCTGCATTATTTCTGCAGAATAATCATTTGATTCATCTTCTCCAAATGTAAAGGAACGGACACTAATTTCGCTTAATGCAAGAGAGTTTTTATCTGCCTCATACAAAGGGACAATTTTTCCGTTCTTGAAAGTAACAAGCTTTAACGTAACTGTATCTTCACCAAGACGAGTAGGAGTATATTTTTCATCTCTCCATTTAGTATTTGCTTCATCGTAACCTTTATACAAATCAAGTGTATTGAGTTCTCCCAGGCTTGCTGCTTTCTTTAATTTGCCTTTTACTTTTTGGCGAATCTGATTTAAAGCTTCTGGTATTTCTAAATTTTCACCGTATACACTTTCAATTAGAAACCTTGCATCATCCGGCATTTTGAATTCTCTTTTCTCGATTAAGGATTTCATTGTAAGCCAAACTTCACTATGATCTTCATAAACAAAAGAGGCATTTGGAAATTTAGATTGAAACCAATCTTTTTCAGGATTCGCAATAAATTCTGGAGAATGAATATGTAATGTAGGTAAATTACGTTCATCGCTTCCTTCCTCTTTTAAATTTCCGAGAGTATTTCTTACATGTCTGTGTAAACGACCGGCTCTTTGGATAATCAAATCAATCGGGGCAATATCTGTAATCATTTCATCAAAATCTAAATCGAGTGATTGTTCTACGACTTGAGTGGCTACTAGTATTTTACCTTTACGAACTTCCTGTTTACTTTTCTTACCAAATTGTTCTAAGACTTTATTTTCAATTTCTATTCTATCTCCTATCATAAATCGAGCATGAAATAGAATTGGTTCAATAGATAATCTAGCTTGGATTAATTCACAAGCATGAATTGCATCTGTGACAGTATTACGAATCCAACAAATACATTTACCAGAATCAATTGTATCTTTAATGAAAGATAGTATTTGGTCAATATCATGCAGGAAATTAATAGAAACAGTTCGAATCACTTCTTGTCTCGAATTGACCGGAAACTCTTCCAATTCCTCTACTGATACATACGTTACCAGCGGATATTCATTTGCCTTGATAAGAATATCTTCTGATTCCTTTTTGATTCCTCGTTGAAAACTTTCGATAAATTGTTTTTTTAAAATGGCTGGCATAGTTGCCGAAAGTAAAATTACTGAACCTCCAATACTTGCATGAAATTCTAAAAGTTTTGAAATTAACTCATTCATATAAGTATCATAAGCATGAATCTCGTCTAAAATAATTACTTTATTAAAGAGACCAATCAAACGAAGGGATTGATACTTTGAATATAAGATGGAAACCAATGCCTGATCTATTGTCCCAACGCCAAAACTAGCAAGGAAAGTTTTCTTTTTGTTATCCGCAATCCATGAATTACAAATTGCCGATGCTGACGCATCCTCTTTTGAATAGTTTTGATCAATGGTATTAGAGTCGAGTATTGTATTTTTGAATTTCTCTGATAACTCTCTTTTTCCATGTGCGAGTACTAAAGATGGAATCGGTGAGTTAGTATAAAAATTTCTATAGGCATCTTTGATTCTATCATACATTGCATTAGCTGTCGCCATTGTAGGCAATCCAATAAAAACGCCCTCCGAATGATTTATATCCATTAGCCGCTTTGCGAGGATAAGAGAAGCTTCTGTTTTCCCTGCTCCTGTCACATCTTCTAGAATATACAACCCCGCGCCGGAATGAACTTCCATTTCAGATACGAATTTTTGTATGGGAGTAAATTCTTTTATTTCGAATGGAAATAAATCTTTATAAGATTTTAGAATAGATAATTTAGAAGGTAATATACCTGATTCTTTAATTGCAGTTTTAGCTGAGGGAATTGCAATCATTTCCCAGTATTCTTTTAAGCTTAAAAACTTATCATCATTTTTATATTTAAAATGTCGGGTATTTGAACCAATCCAATCGCATAATGTGAATAAACCGGCAATCCAATAAGAATTTGATTTTAGACTTAAATAAAATTCTTTTATATCTGTTGGTAATTTCAATTGAACGTCTGTAAAAATTAATTGATAGAAATCAAAAGTAAAATTATTCGCTGCTTCCATATTCGCTTTTAAATAAAACTTACTTTCTGAATTTCTTTCTAAATTTGGAGGTGTTCCATGATGCCCATTTGATGCTCTAAATAAAATATCAAAACAACTGTCATTGCCATAGATGAACTTTTTCATCTCTTTGTCAGTTAGATTCGATTTATTAAAGAAATCCTTATCCTTTAAAATGCTTTTTAATTCATCATACCAATAGATATATCCAATACTATCATGTCGTAGAGAATAAGGTTTGCATGTTTTATTTTCTGGAAACAGTTTTGCGTATATTTCTGGAAGTTTTGAACAAATCAATCCTTGAAACGCATCAGAAAATTTTCCAAGATCATGTAACCCTAGAAAAAAAATCATTAGCTTCTGAAAACTTTCTTGTTCTAGATTTAAAAGATTAGAGAATTTACCTAAAACTCCATGGTTTTCGTATAAGTATACTTCCCCAACCGCCGCAACATCCAAACAATGATATGGTAGTAAGTGGTAATTACCTTCTTTGTCAGCTTTGCCCCAATAGTTGTAGTAGGTTTTCTGCATAATCTCCATTATCCTCTAAGACTTTCTTTTTTCATACTTTGACCTTGTACGAGTTGCGCGAGAGGACTTATCGTAAGGACTTGATTAATCAAGTCCTTACGATGAGGCATCTCACTGTGGCGGGTATCCTTACCACAAGTAGTAGACAGGCTATAACTCTCCGCAACATCCAACATATGATAAGCCAACGGATGCCAGATGACTTTGCCAGCATTATCCTTATCCGCCTTACCCCATAGTTTTAAGATGTTATCTTTCTGCATAATCTCCATTATCCTCTAAGACTTTCCTTTTTCATACTTTGATCTTGTACGAGTTGCGTGAGACTCCCCCTCGTAAGGACTTGATTAATCAAGTCCTTACGAGGGGGAGTCTCACTGTGGCTGGTATCGGTACCACAAGTAGTACGTTGTCTATAACCCGTCGCCACATCTAACATATCATAATCCTATCATATACATCCTTAAAATAAAAGGACAGTCACTGTTCGTTATTGTCTTTTTTTTGGTGACGTTTAAAAAAAGTATGGATTTCTTCTAAAAATTCATTTCTCCATTTTTTGGGTTCAATCAGTTCAGCATATTTCATAAAATTGGAGGTAATATTAAATACTTCTTGTTTGTCGGCAGTAAGAAGCGATAGTAGAAAACTACCATCTTTTTGTTCTTCAATTATTTGTTTTGATTGGAACAATTCTTTGAAGATAAAATTTTTTGCCTCTGGTGAAAATCGAATTTTAACCGGTTCAATTTTTTCACTTTGATAAATGCCAATGCTATTTTCGTAAAATTCTTTAACTAAAGTGGGCTTAGATTCTTTAGGAAAATGTTCATCCAAAATTGTAATTTTATTTATGCCAATGAAAAGAAACTGCCTCCAATTTTCATTTTCTTTAGCTAGGACTACTAACTTGACTCCTCTTTGAACAAGTGCATAAACTGAAATCGTTTTTTCTGATTCAGTGTTCTCTCTATACTTCACGTAACGTATTTTTATCCTTAACCTTTTTTTTAGTGCATAGTTTAGTAAAAATAGATTATAGAGGGAATAAATACCTACCTGTTTGGTTAAAGGGGAGAAAAAGTAATCCAGCGACTCTGTATTTGTATGAATTAAATAACGAGAAAACAAAGGCGCAATCCAACTTGGTTGATTTAGATTTTTTCTTTTAATTCGATATCCTTTATTTCGCTTAGATTCAATAATTTCTTCTCCAAGGATTTTATGAATTGTATCTATACAGCGCCTTGCAGTTTTTTCAGACAAAGGAGAATTTTCTTCTCTAAAGCTATCTAGTTCCGATAAAATTTTTTCCTCTGTAATATAATCTTCATTTTTTAAGATAATACTAAATAACTCTATAGATTTTATCAGATGCGATAGGCTGTCTGTGCCATTTTTCATTCTCACTTCCTTTTTTTCTAAAATAATTACCCAATCAGACAAATAGCTTTCAGCCCCACATTAACCATTAACCATTGCAAACTTGAGTAAGCTCTACCTAAGGAAACTTGAGTCCGGATTCGGTCAAGGAAAAATCTGGCTTTATGGTAAAATAAAGTAATTACCAGAGGTTCTTACGGATAAATCCCAACGAATTGTCGGTATTTTTTATCTTGCCATCCAACTACTTGAAAACAAGATAGATGGAAATACCAATAAATTAGGACATAAAATCAATTTTGAAAGACTGGGTTAAAGAAAGTTATAACAATCGTAAATGGGCAGGGGAATTAGGAAAACTGAGTGCGGGTGAGTCCGTGTTTGTATGCGGATGGGCGTTCCGATTTAGAGACCAAGGCGGTGTAATTTTTATCGACTTGCGAGATAGAACAGGAATAATTCAAATAGTTGCGAGAAAAGAGAATATTCCAGAAGACTTTAAACTTGCCGAGCATGTGCGTAGTGAATTCGTTCTAGCGGTTACAGGCAAATTGAATAATCGTGATGCTGAATCGATCAATCCGAAAATTCCAAATGGTAAAATTGAAATCATTATTGAAAAATTAGAAATTCTAAATACATCTAAAACACCTCCGTTTGGTTTGGATGAATTTGACGAGTCAGGCGAAGACATTCGTTTGAAATATCGTTACCTCGAATTCAGAAAAGACGATTTAAAAAATAAAATGATTTTACGTCATAAATTTATTTTTGCCGTTCGTAGTTACTTAAACTCGCGCGACTTTCTAGAAATCGAAACTCCTATTTTAAATAAATCAACTCCTGAAGGAGCACGTGACTTTTTAGTTCCTTCGCGGTTACACCAGGGTAGCTTCTACGCGCTTCCACAATCTCCCCAAATCTTCAAACAGATTTTGATGGTTGGTGGAATGGAGCGTTATTTCCAAGTGGTAAAATGCTTTCGGGACGAAGATTTACGCGCCGATAGACAGCCAGAATTTACCCAGCTCGATATGGAGTTCTCTTATGTCGATCAAGCAAATATTATTTCGGAAATGGAAGCGTTAGTTTGCACAGTCTTCAAAGAGACGTTTAATGTCGATTTGCCTTCTAAATTTCCTCAGATGAGTTATTCCGAGGCGATGGATTCTTACGGTAGCGACAAACCGGACTTACGTTTCGGAATGAAACTTTATAACGTATCGGACATCGTAAAAAATTGTGACTTCCAAGTTTTCAAGGGCGCTGTTGATTCTGGCGGAATTGTAAAAGCAATTTGTGTTCCGGGTGGCTCTGTGATTTCTCGTAAGGAAATTGAAGACTTGACTCATTGGCTTTCTAAAGACTTCCGTGCAAAAGGTCTTGCTTATATGAAACATGGAAAAGATGGGCTTGAGTCAGCGATTACTAAGCGTTTTACACCTGAGGAGCTAACAGCGATTGCCCAGATGGTTGGCTCGAAAGAAGGCGATATGGTTTTCTTTGGTGCAGATAAAATTTCTATCGTCAATGCAAGCCTTGGTGCCCTTCGTTTAAAAATGGCGGAGAAGTATGCTACACCTGATCCAAACTCTTATCATATTTCTTGGGTTGTTGACTTTCCTATGTTTGATGTCGATGACACAACGAAGGAACTAAGTGCAATTCACCACCCGTTCACCGCTCCTTTTGAAGAGGATTTTGATATATCTGCCTCTGTCGAAGAGCTAAAGGCAAACGCTGGAAAAATGCGCTCTAAGGCTTACGATTTAGTTTTAAATGGAAATGAAATCGGCGGCGGAAGTATTCGAATTCACAAGGAAGAAATGCAAGAAAAAGTATTTGGGCTTCTTGGAATTTCTAAAGAAGACGCTGAGAAAAAATTTGGATTTTTACTCGAAGCACTTCGATTTGGAGCACCACCACACGGGGGAATTGCACTTGGGATTGACCGGATAATGATGCTTATGTCCAAGAGTAAATCTATCCGAGATGTTATTGCATTTCCGAAAACTCAAAAGGGAACTTGTCTCATGAGTGATTGTCCAACTCCAGTAGATACAAAACAATTAGAGGACTTAAAAATTAGAGTGGTTAGTATTTAATGCCTAAAGAAAAAACACAAACTCCGGTTCAAGAAAAATTTGACTTTAATAATGAGGCACTTTACCAAAGAGTCTGCGGAATCAATGACTCTCGGTTAAAAGACTTAGAAGCCTATCTGGGGATAACTATAATTCCCCGCGGATACTCTTTGATTGTGAGTGGTCAAAAGGATAAAGTCGATATTGCAATTGAGTTTTTTAGAAACTTAGTCGATAATTACAAAAAACGCCCCGATAAAGAAGACTTTGATAGTTTTGATTTGAATTATTTAATCAAACAAGAAAATCACCAGGACGGATGGACTCCAAGTGAAAAAATCCTGAGCACATTTAAAGGCAAACAGATATTTCCCCGCACTAAGAATCAGGAAAAATTTGTAAACAGTTTAATGAAGAATTTGATCACATTTGGAGTAGGGCCTGCTGGAACTGGAAAAACATTTCTATCAATAGCTATCGCCTGTCGTATGTTACAGTCTGGTGAGATCGACAGACTTGTGCTTACCCGTCCTGCAGTCGAAGCGGGAGAGTCTCTAGGATTTTTGCCTGGAGACCTCACTCAAAAAGTAGATCCGTATCTCCGACCAATTTATGACGCATTACATGAATGTATTGGATTTGAACGAGTCCAAGTCCTTATATCATTAAATAAAATTGAAATTGCTCCAATCGCTTTTATGCGTGGTAGAACTCTTAACAATTCGTTTATTATACTCGATGAAGCTCAGAATTGTACTGTTTCCCAGTTAAAAATGTTTTTGACTCGAATTGGAAAAAATTCCCGTATGAGTTTATCCGGTGACATTACCCAAATTGATTTGGAAAGAGGAAGATCGGGACTTGAAAAAGTGTTGTCAATTTTAAAAGATACTCCTCAAATTGGGATAATGTATCTCGAAAAAGAAGACATTACCCGCCATCCGTTAGTTTCAGTCATCGTAGACAAGTTTGAAGGAATTTAATTTTGAAATTTCTAGAACATTTAGAAACGTTTATGGCAAATACAACGGATATACTTACACGAGTACGTCCCATTGAGTTTGTGCGCCAACTCCAACTTTACCTCGTTCTGGTAACATTGACTATGGTAACTTACTTTCTTGCTTCCCCCTATTTGGGACAAGAGAAAATTGATTTGGGAGAAGATGGTTCTTATTCCGTTGGAAACGTGTCACCAGAATCTATTATTTCCAATAAGGAAATTATTTATGATGACCTAGACAAAACCAAATTAAAAAAAGCGGAAGCCTATAAATCAGCTTCTCTTGTGTTTGAGAGAGACTACTCGGTATTATTCAACCTAATTCAAAACTATATCGATGAAGATTTTGAGAACTTAAAAGTTATCGCCGCTGACGGAAGTTCAAAAAATGTAGGATTTTTGGTTTATAAAAATGTTCGTTGGAAATTTAGAAGTAGAGAGGATTTGGAGTTTTTATTAAATTTTCCGAGAAAGGATAAGTTAAAAGAGATTGTCCAGAAAGGTACTAATTTAGTTTTTTCTTCTTATTGTATTCTTAAAGATATATCGCCGGATGTTGTAAATTCTCTTGGATCTGGTGTTAATATAATTAATAAAGGTGCAAAAGAAAATACTTCTACGTTAGATGTTTCCCATGTATTTGCTCGGTCTGCTATTTACCAAAACAAAAAAGTACAAGAGCAATTATCAAGACATTTAGATGAAAAATTAACAGGTATAGATTCGAACACGATTGCTATCACCAAACGTATGATATTGTCTACTTATATATATTCTTTTCCTGCATGTGTTTTTAAACCGGAAGATACCGAATTACAAAAACAAAAAGAAGTTGCAAAAGTAAGCATTGTAAAAAGTAAAATCACAAAAAATGAACTAATTGTTAAAAAAGGTGAGTTAGTAACTCCCGAAATTCGGACAAAATTAGAACTACTAAATCAAAATAATTCTCGAGCCAATATAAATTCGATACTTTCTATATTGATAGTT
This sequence is a window from Leptospiraceae bacterium. Protein-coding genes within it:
- the casA gene encoding type I-E CRISPR-associated protein Cse1/CasA, with amino-acid sequence MNLINEPWIPIIRKSGKKELIRPDQITTGIQEDDPITNFNSPRPDFNGALVQFMIGLLQTTFAPEDNDEWEEYLDNPPSQETLKTEFDKVAFAFNLDGDGPRFMQDETIKEKDSKKDVNAIELLLDSYSEHFNKLKSVHLCKSCAALSLITMQLNATQGGSGHRTSIRNVGPLNTLIELPEKENLWSNIWVNVLDVTFFPKPKKEIDYEKIFMWLNQKRFLKQTEGVIKSVKGKDKEVQIDTTPKDVHPNHIYWSIPRRFYFPFQHGKTVCNICSFEVESYVSDIKKETWGLNYPKDLFRHPLSPYSLRVVEDEETKEKQEKVFPESASQDMFIYTSWLNLSFGSNFFFPATTVKEFEKRKNRKQQTNIWAFGYDYSSGDKIKAKSWNEAHIPILLIQENLKIKFEAIIKDLIKASEIISKNLQYAIKKALFGKKKSDTKPGKEKWDFPKSLNGEDKKTLFSNSNFYFFKSTEADFYQKLKDIKTILEESQENNKDKLFLDWIDILKKSSMKIFDQYANNGDFENENIKSIALARKELEFSNNNDDIKTILGIQKDIQEEIKKSKARSKKK
- the cas3 gene encoding CRISPR-associated helicase Cas3', giving the protein MQKTYYNYWGKADKEGNYHLLPYHCLDVAAVGEVYLYENHGVLGKFSNLLNLEQESFQKLMIFFLGLHDLGKFSDAFQGLICSKLPEIYAKLFPENKTCKPYSLRHDSIGYIYWYDELKSILKDKDFFNKSNLTDKEMKKFIYGNDSCFDILFRASNGHHGTPPNLERNSESKFYLKANMEAANNFTFDFYQLIFTDVQLKLPTDIKEFYLSLKSNSYWIAGLFTLCDWIGSNTRHFKYKNDDKFLSLKEYWEMIAIPSAKTAIKESGILPSKLSILKSYKDLFPFEIKEFTPIQKFVSEMEVHSGAGLYILEDVTGAGKTEASLILAKRLMDINHSEGVFIGLPTMATANAMYDRIKDAYRNFYTNSPIPSLVLAHGKRELSEKFKNTILDSNTIDQNYSKEDASASAICNSWIADNKKKTFLASFGVGTIDQALVSILYSKYQSLRLIGLFNKVIILDEIHAYDTYMNELISKLLEFHASIGGSVILLSATMPAILKKQFIESFQRGIKKESEDILIKANEYPLVTYVSVEELEEFPVNSRQEVIRTVSINFLHDIDQILSFIKDTIDSGKCICWIRNTVTDAIHACELIQARLSIEPILFHARFMIGDRIEIENKVLEQFGKKSKQEVRKGKILVATQVVEQSLDLDFDEMITDIAPIDLIIQRAGRLHRHVRNTLGNLKEEGSDERNLPTLHIHSPEFIANPEKDWFQSKFPNASFVYEDHSEVWLTMKSLIEKREFKMPDDARFLIESVYGENLEIPEALNQIRQKVKGKLKKAASLGELNTLDLYKGYDEANTKWRDEKYTPTRLGEDTVTLKLVTFKNGKIVPLYEADKNSLALSEISVRSFTFGEDESNDYSAEIMQALQDFKTNLPDNGKYSTIVCMEEQKENSFQGFTITEKKKKVELNYNKKTGLKKIKRKNI
- a CDS encoding WYL domain-containing protein; this translates as MKNGTDSLSHLIKSIELFSIILKNEDYITEEKILSELDSFREENSPLSEKTARRCIDTIHKILGEEIIESKRNKGYRIKRKNLNQPSWIAPLFSRYLIHTNTESLDYFFSPLTKQVGIYSLYNLFLLNYALKKRLRIKIRYVKYRENTESEKTISVYALVQRGVKLVVLAKENENWRQFLFIGINKITILDEHFPKESKPTLVKEFYENSIGIYQSEKIEPVKIRFSPEAKNFIFKELFQSKQIIEEQKDGSFLLSLLTADKQEVFNITSNFMKYAELIEPKKWRNEFLEEIHTFFKRHQKKDNNEQ
- the aspS gene encoding aspartate--tRNA ligase, with protein sequence MKDWVKESYNNRKWAGELGKLSAGESVFVCGWAFRFRDQGGVIFIDLRDRTGIIQIVARKENIPEDFKLAEHVRSEFVLAVTGKLNNRDAESINPKIPNGKIEIIIEKLEILNTSKTPPFGLDEFDESGEDIRLKYRYLEFRKDDLKNKMILRHKFIFAVRSYLNSRDFLEIETPILNKSTPEGARDFLVPSRLHQGSFYALPQSPQIFKQILMVGGMERYFQVVKCFRDEDLRADRQPEFTQLDMEFSYVDQANIISEMEALVCTVFKETFNVDLPSKFPQMSYSEAMDSYGSDKPDLRFGMKLYNVSDIVKNCDFQVFKGAVDSGGIVKAICVPGGSVISRKEIEDLTHWLSKDFRAKGLAYMKHGKDGLESAITKRFTPEELTAIAQMVGSKEGDMVFFGADKISIVNASLGALRLKMAEKYATPDPNSYHISWVVDFPMFDVDDTTKELSAIHHPFTAPFEEDFDISASVEELKANAGKMRSKAYDLVLNGNEIGGGSIRIHKEEMQEKVFGLLGISKEDAEKKFGFLLEALRFGAPPHGGIALGIDRIMMLMSKSKSIRDVIAFPKTQKGTCLMSDCPTPVDTKQLEDLKIRVVSI
- a CDS encoding PhoH family protein, producing MPKEKTQTPVQEKFDFNNEALYQRVCGINDSRLKDLEAYLGITIIPRGYSLIVSGQKDKVDIAIEFFRNLVDNYKKRPDKEDFDSFDLNYLIKQENHQDGWTPSEKILSTFKGKQIFPRTKNQEKFVNSLMKNLITFGVGPAGTGKTFLSIAIACRMLQSGEIDRLVLTRPAVEAGESLGFLPGDLTQKVDPYLRPIYDALHECIGFERVQVLISLNKIEIAPIAFMRGRTLNNSFIILDEAQNCTVSQLKMFLTRIGKNSRMSLSGDITQIDLERGRSGLEKVLSILKDTPQIGIMYLEKEDITRHPLVSVIVDKFEGI